The nucleotide window CTGCGGATGCACCCACATCCGATCCGCCACCGACAATTCTTCACCCTCGCGCAACTTATCCTGCAGCTTCAACACATCCTTCGGCACCTTCCGACCATTCGCATCAAACCGATCCTCCTGGTCATAACGGCGCATCACCGGAAACTGCGTCCGATAAATCATGCACAAATCATCAGCCGTCACACCCAACGACAGCGCCACAATCGCATCAATCTCCACCTGCGCGGCCCTCCGCTCCTCATCTTTTCGCAAAGGCTTATCGACGCCCCACTCCTCCCCCATCAACTCTTAGCAGAGGGACCACTCACGGCCTTCAATTACAGTGTCGATCCTCACGCCAGTTCTCCAACCTCAAACCCGGGACGCGGGAAAACTCTCCAGTATTGGCCGTGATTAACGTCAGATCGTTTCTCACTGCCTGCGCTGCGATCCAAAGATCGTTTCCTCCGATCATTCGGCCGCTATCGAGCAGCCCCGCCCGAAGCTCCCCGTAGACGTGCGCGCACTGTTCGTCGACCCCTACTCTTGGCCGGCCCTGCAACAGAAGGTCATACACCCGCCGCGCAAGTTCCGGGTTGCGTGACCGCTGTATCCCCGACTGGATCTCACCTATCACGATTGTGGATAGCCATAATTCATTGCTCGAACACGACGAAGCCGCGGCAGAGACCTGAGCTTCTCGACCGCGTTCAAGATCAATCCAAACATTGGTGTCCAGTAGGTAACCCATCAGCCGTTGCGGTCCCTACCTTCGTCTTGTGTGGCCGGGCGATCAACCTCAGGCACCGGATCAACGGGCAAATCTGCAAGTTCATCAATGAGGTCTTCGTCTACCCCATGCTCTTTCTCAAACTCCCTCAACCGTGCGATCACGTCTCCGAAATTTTCCTCGACCGGACGTAGAAGAAGCCCTTCCGGCACCTGTTCGATTACTGCACTGCCACTTTCAACACGGAACGCAGCGGGAATACGAACAGCCTGGCTATTTCCGGACCTAAACACTGTAGTTCGCAGACGCTTGCCCTTCTTTGCCTTGGTCATGTCATCGACCTCCTTCGTGTGCAGGAAACATGGCGTATATCGCTAACGATATACATGGCGATACGCGTGAGCAATCGTTATTGAACCATCCCCTCAAACCGCGCGTACGCCTCCCGCATATCCGCCTCCCGGTCCAACTGTCTAAACGGATACTCAAAGACGTACTCGACACCCGACTGCGGATGCCCCCACGTCCTATCCGCCACCGTCAACTCCTCACCGTCGCGCAACTTATCCTGCAGCTTCAACACATCCTTCGGCACTTTCCGACCATTCGCATCGAACCGATCCTCCTGGTCATAACGCCTCACCGGAAACTGCGTGCGATAAATCATGCACAACTCATCCGCCGTAACCCCCAACGACAGCGCCACAATCGCATCAATCTCCGCCTGTGAGGCACGGCGCTCCTCACCCTTACGCAAAGGCTTATCGACGCCCTAAAGCTCCCCCTTAAACTGGCTACAGATTGTAGGCTGGCCGAGAGCTCACTTGGTTAGTGAAACTAAACGGGCCAGAGGAGATCCCAGCGTGAATCACTACGAAACTCGTACGGCTCGGTTGCTAAAACAACTGTGGGATTGTCTACCCCACGTGGTGCATGTGACAACAGAAACCGTCGTGTTTGCCATCATCGGCGTGGTGCTTCTAAACGCAATCTATGGCTTTTTCCGGAGTGAATGGCCGGAATCGTATACCAGCTTGGACAATCGGGTAGAGCATCAGTACAGAAGTAACCCTGTGAGGACAGTTGTTGGTTTTCGCGGCCTACCCGTTGCGCTGACCGTGATGCTCATCTCAGAAATGATTGACCGAGCGGATGGCGATGCCATTGTTGGTACCGCCGGGATGATTGCCAGTTACTTACTGCTGACTTCAGGGAGGGCGATTTACGATGTGTTGAAGAAACCCCGGCACCCTAACTTCAAATTCATCGTTCTGCACCATTTCGGTCAAACTCTGATAGTCGTTCTCTTTAC belongs to Corynebacterium glaucum and includes:
- a CDS encoding type II toxin-antitoxin system VapC family toxin, with translation MGYLLDTNVWIDLERGREAQVSAAASSCSSNELWLSTIVIGEIQSGIQRSRNPELARRVYDLLLQGRPRVGVDEQCAHVYGELRAGLLDSGRMIGGNDLWIAAQAVRNDLTLITANTGEFSRVPGLRLENWREDRHCN
- a CDS encoding antitoxin yields the protein MTKAKKGKRLRTTVFRSGNSQAVRIPAAFRVESGSAVIEQVPEGLLLRPVEENFGDVIARLREFEKEHGVDEDLIDELADLPVDPVPEVDRPATQDEGRDRNG